Proteins encoded within one genomic window of Hahella chejuensis KCTC 2396:
- a CDS encoding DUF2955 domain-containing protein yields MRLWDHPLSENDLRQSLRIATGAVLGFTISKLFGWNYGVFFTVTPVLLLGLAPVMNAHLARQLVASSVICGLEVALLSGLFGAHPGIMTLIAFGLFLYKFACMSKGPLFLFGANSVLSLSIMLHFASYPGVDLNDLVISNILAGLLSVLIAYLATFLIPDASPRQPPPPPAEPKGSHRMRHEALMGATLATLSFLVFQIFDLNDSMSAQATTLLLLFPMHWNGALGYARKRAMGTLLGVAFGLLCQVILYDWTGVLLLVIPLLWIGALFFSYLHVKESSGSGAGFGGLTTLGILFGQYLSPTSDLVFSGLYRISSIFFAIVVTLLATYLVHRVLNQFAATRFSH; encoded by the coding sequence ATGCGATTATGGGATCATCCACTCTCCGAGAATGACTTGCGCCAGAGCCTGCGCATCGCCACTGGCGCGGTGTTGGGGTTCACCATCAGTAAGTTGTTTGGCTGGAACTATGGCGTGTTTTTTACTGTCACGCCGGTGTTGCTGCTTGGCCTGGCGCCGGTGATGAACGCGCATCTGGCGCGCCAACTGGTGGCGTCATCAGTGATCTGCGGGCTCGAAGTCGCTCTGCTGAGCGGCTTATTCGGCGCGCATCCCGGAATCATGACGCTGATCGCTTTCGGGTTGTTTCTCTACAAATTCGCCTGCATGTCGAAAGGCCCTTTGTTTCTGTTCGGCGCGAATAGCGTGCTTAGCCTGAGCATCATGCTGCACTTCGCCAGCTATCCTGGCGTGGACCTGAATGATCTGGTGATCAGCAATATCCTGGCGGGGCTTTTATCCGTGCTGATTGCCTATCTGGCCACCTTTTTAATACCCGACGCCTCCCCTCGCCAGCCTCCCCCACCACCGGCGGAGCCAAAAGGATCTCATCGCATGCGCCATGAAGCGTTGATGGGCGCCACGTTGGCGACCCTGTCGTTTCTGGTGTTTCAGATTTTCGATCTGAATGACTCCATGTCCGCTCAGGCCACCACCTTATTGCTGTTGTTCCCCATGCACTGGAACGGCGCCTTGGGCTACGCCCGCAAACGGGCCATGGGAACACTGCTGGGCGTCGCCTTTGGCTTGCTGTGTCAGGTGATTCTGTATGATTGGACTGGCGTGTTGCTGTTAGTCATCCCGCTACTGTGGATCGGCGCGTTGTTCTTTAGCTATCTGCATGTCAAAGAGTCCAGCGGCTCCGGGGCGGGATTCGGCGGCCTGACCACCCTGGGCATCCTGTTCGGCCAGTATCTCTCCCCCACCAGCGACCTGGTTTTCAGCGGGCTCTACCGAATCAGCAGCATCTTCTTCGCCATCGTAGTGACGCTACTCGCCACCTACCTGGTGCATCGCGTGCTGAACCAGTTTGCGGCGACGCGGTTTAGTCATTGA
- a CDS encoding HlyD family secretion protein: MTPDQKFAQWIKYSCIVFVLVFAYFLIADIAMPLTPQAMATRIVTKVSPRISGPITAVHVENNQPVHKGDILFDIDPEPFKIALEQAQLNLERVKQNNTQLDASIAAARADVDAAAATLSQKNREALRLKTLFQRNVVSQQQLDTAESNATTAQAKLASMKAHLKELEVSRGELSDANLTIRTAETQLKQAQLNLSYTRIKAEEDGVITNLQLEAGAYAVAGSPLVALVSDNLDVIADFREKSLRNFDLNNEALVAFDGKPGQVFQAHLTSLDAGVSAGQFDADGRLATPTQSNRWVRDAQRMRLHLQLDADAQHLPSGARATVQLLPDGAIFSTFAKAQIRFLSLLHYIY, translated from the coding sequence ATGACCCCCGATCAAAAATTCGCGCAGTGGATAAAATACTCCTGCATCGTATTCGTTCTTGTTTTCGCTTACTTTCTCATCGCTGACATCGCCATGCCGTTGACGCCCCAGGCCATGGCGACGCGTATCGTCACCAAAGTGTCTCCCCGCATCAGCGGTCCGATCACCGCGGTGCATGTAGAGAACAATCAACCCGTCCACAAAGGCGATATTCTTTTCGACATTGACCCTGAGCCGTTCAAAATCGCCCTGGAGCAGGCGCAGTTGAATCTGGAGCGGGTCAAACAGAACAACACGCAACTGGATGCGTCCATCGCCGCCGCCAGGGCGGATGTGGATGCCGCCGCGGCGACTTTAAGCCAGAAAAATCGCGAGGCCCTGCGCCTGAAAACCTTGTTCCAGCGCAATGTAGTGTCTCAGCAACAGCTGGATACGGCGGAAAGCAACGCGACGACAGCGCAGGCGAAATTGGCGTCGATGAAGGCGCATCTGAAGGAACTGGAAGTCAGCCGGGGCGAACTGAGCGACGCCAATCTGACCATTCGCACCGCGGAAACCCAGTTGAAGCAGGCGCAATTGAACCTCTCTTACACCCGGATCAAGGCGGAGGAAGACGGCGTCATCACCAACCTGCAGCTTGAGGCGGGAGCCTATGCCGTCGCCGGGTCGCCCCTGGTGGCGCTGGTTTCCGACAATCTGGACGTCATCGCTGACTTTCGCGAAAAAAGTCTGCGCAACTTTGACTTGAATAATGAAGCGCTGGTCGCCTTTGACGGCAAACCTGGACAGGTATTTCAGGCTCACCTCACCAGTCTCGACGCGGGCGTCAGCGCCGGCCAGTTCGATGCGGACGGTCGTCTGGCGACGCCCACGCAATCCAACCGCTGGGTGCGCGACGCGCAGCGTATGCGCCTGCATCTGCAACTGGACGCCGACGCGCAACATCTGCCGTCCGGCGCACGGGCCACGGTGCAACTGCTGCCGGATGGAGCGATTTTCTCCACCTTCGCCAAGGCGCAGATTCGTTTCCTCAGCTTGTTGCACTACATCTACTAA
- the slyA gene encoding transcriptional regulator SlyA, which yields MNPPSNTFKDLSLAEQLGRVSRLWKMTADRELAPLGLTYPRWTALLKLQRLGDNLSQKQLAEALEIELASLMRTLKQLEEQSLIKRHSCAHDKRARIVSLTDAGKSLIAQMEAHILKVRRRLLNHIDENDQKKLGAMLEQIALNALEFENP from the coding sequence ATGAATCCCCCTTCCAATACCTTCAAAGATCTTTCCCTTGCGGAGCAGCTTGGCCGCGTTTCCCGACTCTGGAAAATGACCGCTGACCGGGAACTGGCCCCGCTGGGTCTGACTTATCCGCGCTGGACCGCGTTATTGAAGCTGCAGCGTCTGGGGGACAACCTCAGCCAGAAACAGTTGGCGGAGGCGCTGGAAATCGAGTTGGCGTCGCTGATGCGCACATTGAAACAGCTGGAAGAACAATCGCTCATCAAGCGGCACAGCTGCGCCCACGACAAGCGGGCGCGCATCGTAAGCCTGACGGATGCAGGCAAATCACTGATCGCGCAAATGGAAGCCCACATACTCAAAGTGCGTCGGCGCTTGCTGAATCACATAGATGAAAACGACCAGAAAAAACTCGGCGCCATGCTGGAGCAAATCGCTCTCAATGCCCTTGAGTTTGAGAATCCGTAG
- a CDS encoding putative adhesin has product MEVYLIGHGGWLEEDGYFDMPRNVVLHFYCPHTKKFDSSWESAVRSGQAVAHPDFSHERGPQRCRNYRLAHPGGIKSKVGYDSLHPLIPPHYIGANLRDQLNCAVKDRVTHWYVHLKDILNSIRPNGAVCHVHWLACRDDLKGIASDFEREAQGMYGGIYGGEPKKAVGKLNMKDFQLKFR; this is encoded by the coding sequence ATGGAAGTCTATTTGATTGGACATGGCGGCTGGCTGGAAGAAGATGGTTACTTCGATATGCCGAGAAACGTGGTGCTCCATTTTTACTGTCCTCACACCAAAAAGTTCGACAGTAGTTGGGAGAGTGCGGTCAGATCCGGACAGGCTGTCGCTCACCCGGACTTCAGCCATGAAAGAGGTCCGCAACGCTGCCGTAACTACCGCTTGGCGCACCCTGGCGGCATCAAATCGAAAGTCGGCTACGACTCCCTGCATCCCCTGATTCCCCCGCACTATATTGGCGCCAACTTGCGTGATCAGTTGAACTGCGCCGTTAAGGATCGCGTCACCCACTGGTACGTACACCTTAAAGATATCCTGAATTCCATCAGGCCCAACGGCGCTGTCTGTCATGTGCATTGGCTCGCCTGCCGCGACGACCTGAAAGGCATCGCATCGGACTTTGAAAGAGAAGCTCAGGGAATGTATGGCGGCATATACGGCGGTGAACCGAAAAAAGCCGTTGGCAAGCTGAACATGAAAGATTTCCAGCTAAAATTCAGATAA
- a CDS encoding phytanoyl-CoA dioxygenase family protein, translating to MLSEQQKAQYAKDGYLLLPDLVTQPEREALIARAYAIIEEDNLEQAARFSTIDRAQVNNAYFLGSAETIRCFFEEEAFSPEGELLQPRAQSINKIGHALHDLDPVFKRFAQRREFGDIARDLGQSHPSLYQTMVIFKQPRIGGEVTWHQDATFFYTEPASVITYWFALEDATLQNGCLWLEPGGHQGPLRERYLCEQGDLSMRPLSDQPWPTKSGTPMPVKAGSLLVFHGHLPHYSAPNRSDKSRIALTFHVVDGACEYAPENWLQRGSLGSFSL from the coding sequence ATGCTGTCAGAACAACAAAAAGCCCAGTATGCAAAGGATGGTTATCTATTGTTGCCGGATTTGGTGACGCAGCCGGAGCGTGAGGCGTTAATCGCACGCGCCTACGCCATCATCGAAGAAGATAATCTGGAACAAGCCGCGCGTTTTTCCACCATTGATCGCGCTCAGGTCAATAACGCGTATTTTCTCGGCTCCGCTGAAACGATTCGCTGCTTTTTCGAAGAGGAAGCCTTCAGCCCAGAAGGTGAGTTGCTGCAGCCGCGGGCCCAGTCCATCAACAAAATCGGTCACGCGCTGCATGATCTGGACCCGGTCTTTAAACGCTTCGCGCAGCGCCGCGAGTTCGGCGATATCGCCCGAGATTTGGGGCAATCACACCCCTCGCTGTATCAGACCATGGTGATTTTCAAGCAACCGCGCATCGGTGGGGAGGTCACCTGGCACCAGGACGCCACTTTTTTCTATACCGAACCGGCCAGCGTTATTACTTACTGGTTCGCTCTGGAAGACGCCACCTTGCAAAACGGCTGTCTCTGGCTGGAGCCCGGTGGTCATCAAGGCCCCTTGCGCGAACGCTATTTGTGCGAACAGGGCGATCTAAGCATGCGACCTCTGAGCGACCAACCCTGGCCAACTAAAAGTGGAACCCCTATGCCCGTCAAGGCTGGCAGTCTCCTGGTATTCCATGGTCACCTGCCACACTACAGCGCCCCCAACCGCTCCGACAAATCCCGCATCGCCCTGACGTTTCATGTGGTCGATGGGGCTTGTGAGTATGCGCCGGAAAATTGGTTGCAGCGGGGAAGCTTGGGGAGCTTTTCATTGTGA
- a CDS encoding DUF4011 domain-containing protein, translated as MSGQDASPLKIHATIVEKINFACHQSAYAVLRELKIENSSADDLHDLVVTLEAAPAFLRTKTWTIDSLSADGQIVIKDRDLELDGGFLFGLAESMRGSLNIRVNRADELLAEQAVDVELLASNEWGGVSFMPELLAAFCTPNDPAVDRLLGQAGKVLRTAGKPDAIDGYHAKSRERVWLIASAIYSAMVKLQVGYALPPASFERNGQKIRLPNQIEANKVATCLDTTLLFAAAFEQAGLNPILVLTEGHALVGLWLQPEDLSSVLVYEAEVFRQRIPLKELILIETTLVTTHPPAPFSKAVQAGSLAVSLEKDNEFIAAIDIRRARAHRINPVSLQTPRSQFTESDGEGENIEPGLEEAPSLPSYSVPDEEDLSDSSPDGRLERWQRKLLDLSARNPLLNHKPGKTSLAFVCSDPGALEDVLATGARISIAPFPRFHAQEQDQDIYRQRTGDDLKEEYARDALSKKQLLVELSQEELDKRAVEIYRKAQTSLKEGGSNTLFLAIGFLLWKQKDKDDRRYRAPLILLPVSLERKSVRSGVKMTASEDDPRFNTTLLEMLKKDFGIDIGGLHGPLPQDHSGIDVEGVWNKIRHAIKDAPGFEVVEDVVLGHFSFAKYLMWKDLVDRSESLKQSAVVKHLLETPREPYESDIRFVDPGDIDKEYTPADLLTPLPADSSQMSAIATADRGKNFVIIGPPGTGKSQTIGNLIAHMMGKGKKVLFVSEKTAALEVVHRRLKDIGLGHFCLELHSNKAKKADVLNQLRASWESFSQSKVNAWQAEAERLKALRDRLNQVVNALHTRRRNGLTAHYAIGVKVRDNELAAKVKLSWPNADYHDDSQLQKLREAAELLGIQAKAVGELVDHPLKVIANFDWRPQWQEEVVSAAGQLQASAKQAAKDLAVFEGALGVSFGDADLSKLGAVEELGQVLLDSYRTQASFALEPDGPDRLEALEEAVGQLKIYIDAQSRLSCKYEALAWKKLDADSLDIQWRDANQTWWPKSFFAKRKVLKQMRQNGALGDPDPNNDIPVLKQLRTTGEYIDRLDGMLKGLRDWNAHDSDPDVIASLKLLGSRARIAVSKLADDADGLIFLRSKIRGLLYDANDLLAPEATVGKGIADFLSSLERLKAISQQFEGLIGNTLNGHLPSEASALEAIDELCQGIVERHHSLRDWCGWVRRRSEAIDLQMGPLVEAVENGDVNPEDLIDIFEAAYCAWWSSAVIGEDEVLRTFSSPEHESAILHFRDLDTQFSELTAQYIAAKLAGEIPDPDDIKRSSSWGVLRHELQKKTRHKPVREMMEEIPDVVTSLAPCLMMSPLSIAQFLSAEQALFDVVIFDEASQITVWDAVGSLARGKQVIVAGDPKQMPPTNFFARSDDDPDGDIDAEGDLESILDELIGASIPQRVLNLHYRSRRESLIAFSNSRYYDSSLITFPAPVHPDKGVSLVRPEGFYARGKARHNQGEAKAIVAEIVRRITSTDPKVRTQSIGVVTFNTEQQTLIEDLLDKARSDDPSIEWAFSEESTLEPVFVKNLETVQGDERDVILFSITYGPDESDHVTMNFGPLNRNGGERRLNVAMTRARSEMIVFSTMKPERIDLSRTQARAVADLKHFLEYAERGASALGAAVHGSIGDFESPFEIAVARALQDKGWIIHPQIGVSAYRIDLGIVHPDAPGLYLAGVECDGAMYHSSAYARERDKIRQAVLEGLGWTLFRVWSTDWWTNKAKALEDLHAMLQRHLEKVREEEARKEAGAEAVS; from the coding sequence ATGTCTGGTCAGGACGCGTCGCCGCTCAAGATCCACGCAACCATAGTCGAAAAGATCAATTTTGCCTGCCATCAGAGCGCTTATGCCGTGTTGCGCGAGTTAAAGATCGAGAATTCGAGCGCTGATGATCTCCATGACCTGGTCGTCACACTGGAGGCCGCGCCGGCGTTCCTTAGAACGAAAACGTGGACGATAGACAGTCTCTCCGCAGACGGACAAATCGTGATAAAGGATCGTGACTTGGAGTTGGACGGCGGCTTTTTATTTGGTTTGGCTGAGTCTATGCGTGGAAGCCTCAATATTCGCGTCAACCGTGCAGATGAGCTTCTTGCAGAGCAGGCGGTTGACGTTGAGCTACTGGCCTCCAATGAATGGGGCGGCGTCAGCTTTATGCCCGAGCTTTTGGCCGCTTTTTGTACGCCCAATGACCCCGCTGTCGACCGCCTGTTGGGACAGGCCGGCAAAGTGCTGCGAACGGCGGGCAAGCCGGACGCCATTGACGGCTATCACGCTAAAAGCCGGGAGCGGGTATGGCTGATCGCCTCCGCGATCTACTCCGCCATGGTCAAATTACAAGTAGGGTATGCGCTGCCACCCGCCAGCTTTGAGCGCAACGGTCAAAAAATTCGACTGCCGAATCAGATTGAAGCCAACAAGGTCGCCACCTGTCTGGACACAACGTTGCTGTTCGCCGCGGCGTTTGAGCAGGCCGGGCTTAACCCCATACTGGTGTTAACGGAAGGGCATGCCCTGGTCGGACTCTGGCTGCAGCCTGAAGATCTCTCAAGCGTCCTGGTGTATGAAGCAGAGGTTTTTCGCCAGCGTATCCCGCTGAAAGAGCTTATTCTGATAGAAACCACGTTAGTGACGACGCATCCCCCAGCGCCGTTCTCCAAAGCGGTGCAGGCCGGGAGTCTGGCGGTGTCTTTGGAAAAGGATAACGAGTTCATCGCGGCTATTGATATTCGCCGGGCCCGGGCGCATCGCATAAATCCGGTCAGTCTGCAGACTCCCCGATCCCAGTTCACTGAGTCAGACGGTGAGGGCGAGAACATAGAGCCGGGGTTAGAAGAGGCGCCGTCGTTGCCCTCCTATTCCGTTCCCGACGAGGAAGATCTGTCCGATAGCAGCCCGGACGGCCGCCTGGAGCGCTGGCAGCGTAAGTTATTGGACCTGTCCGCGCGCAACCCGCTGCTTAACCATAAGCCCGGCAAAACCAGTCTGGCTTTTGTCTGCAGCGACCCCGGCGCTTTGGAAGATGTACTGGCGACGGGGGCGCGAATTTCTATCGCGCCGTTCCCCAGGTTTCATGCCCAGGAACAAGATCAGGATATCTATCGTCAGCGCACCGGGGACGATTTGAAGGAAGAATATGCCCGGGACGCGTTGTCGAAAAAGCAGCTGCTGGTTGAACTCTCGCAAGAGGAGCTGGATAAGCGCGCGGTTGAAATATATCGCAAAGCGCAGACCTCCCTCAAAGAAGGCGGTTCTAACACCCTGTTTCTGGCGATTGGTTTTCTGCTCTGGAAACAGAAAGACAAGGACGACCGTCGCTACCGCGCGCCGTTGATCTTGCTGCCCGTTTCTCTGGAGCGGAAGTCCGTTCGCAGCGGCGTCAAAATGACCGCCAGCGAAGACGATCCCAGATTCAATACCACGTTGCTGGAGATGCTGAAGAAAGACTTCGGCATTGATATTGGCGGCCTGCATGGGCCCTTGCCGCAGGACCATAGCGGGATCGATGTGGAAGGCGTCTGGAATAAAATCAGACATGCGATCAAAGACGCGCCGGGGTTCGAAGTGGTGGAGGACGTCGTCCTGGGCCATTTCTCTTTCGCCAAGTATTTGATGTGGAAAGATCTGGTCGATCGTTCCGAGTCACTGAAACAGAGTGCGGTGGTGAAGCATCTTCTGGAAACGCCAAGAGAGCCCTACGAAAGCGATATCCGCTTTGTCGACCCTGGCGACATAGATAAAGAATATACGCCGGCGGATTTGCTGACGCCTTTGCCGGCGGACTCGTCTCAAATGTCCGCTATCGCCACGGCGGATCGGGGCAAGAATTTTGTCATCATCGGGCCGCCGGGAACCGGGAAAAGCCAGACCATCGGCAACCTTATCGCCCACATGATGGGCAAAGGCAAGAAAGTGCTGTTTGTGTCAGAAAAAACCGCGGCGCTGGAAGTGGTTCACCGGCGACTGAAAGACATCGGCCTGGGCCATTTCTGCCTGGAGCTGCATTCCAATAAGGCGAAAAAAGCCGATGTCCTGAATCAGCTGCGCGCCTCCTGGGAGAGCTTTTCGCAATCGAAAGTCAACGCATGGCAGGCGGAGGCGGAGCGGCTGAAGGCCCTGCGCGACCGCTTGAACCAGGTCGTCAACGCTCTCCACACACGTCGCCGAAATGGTTTGACCGCTCATTACGCCATCGGCGTCAAAGTCCGGGATAACGAGCTTGCGGCGAAGGTGAAGCTAAGCTGGCCTAATGCGGACTATCATGATGACTCGCAGCTGCAAAAGCTGCGGGAAGCCGCGGAGTTGCTGGGTATTCAGGCAAAGGCCGTGGGTGAACTGGTTGATCACCCATTGAAAGTAATCGCAAATTTCGATTGGCGTCCCCAATGGCAGGAAGAGGTGGTCAGCGCCGCCGGGCAATTGCAGGCCAGCGCCAAACAAGCGGCGAAAGACCTGGCTGTGTTTGAGGGCGCCTTGGGAGTCAGCTTTGGCGATGCCGACTTATCTAAACTCGGTGCGGTGGAAGAGCTGGGGCAGGTATTACTGGACTCCTACAGGACACAGGCGTCGTTCGCCCTGGAGCCGGACGGTCCCGACCGTCTGGAGGCGCTGGAAGAGGCCGTTGGACAACTAAAAATCTATATCGACGCGCAATCCAGGCTTAGTTGTAAGTATGAAGCTCTGGCATGGAAGAAGCTTGATGCTGACAGTCTCGACATACAGTGGCGAGACGCCAATCAGACATGGTGGCCAAAAAGCTTTTTCGCCAAGCGAAAAGTGCTGAAACAGATGCGCCAGAATGGCGCTCTGGGTGATCCAGATCCCAACAACGATATCCCTGTCCTGAAGCAGTTGCGAACCACCGGCGAATACATTGATCGTCTGGATGGAATGCTGAAAGGGTTGCGCGACTGGAATGCCCATGACTCAGATCCGGATGTGATCGCGTCTCTCAAGCTGCTGGGGTCTCGCGCCCGTATTGCGGTGAGTAAGCTCGCCGACGACGCTGATGGATTGATCTTCCTGCGATCGAAAATCAGAGGCCTGCTATACGACGCCAACGACCTTCTGGCCCCGGAGGCGACCGTTGGAAAAGGCATTGCAGATTTTTTGTCGTCACTGGAACGACTCAAGGCGATCAGCCAGCAATTTGAGGGCTTGATTGGCAATACGCTGAATGGGCATCTGCCGAGTGAGGCGTCGGCGTTAGAGGCGATAGACGAACTTTGCCAGGGAATAGTAGAACGTCATCACTCCCTGAGAGACTGGTGCGGCTGGGTGCGCAGACGTTCTGAAGCAATAGATCTCCAGATGGGGCCGTTGGTGGAAGCGGTTGAAAACGGCGATGTAAACCCCGAGGACCTTATTGATATCTTCGAGGCCGCCTATTGCGCCTGGTGGTCTTCAGCGGTGATCGGAGAGGATGAAGTCCTCAGAACTTTCTCATCGCCGGAACATGAGTCGGCCATTCTTCATTTCAGAGATCTGGACACCCAGTTCAGTGAACTTACGGCGCAGTATATTGCGGCGAAACTGGCAGGCGAGATTCCCGACCCGGACGACATCAAACGCAGTTCCTCCTGGGGCGTTTTACGTCATGAGCTGCAGAAGAAAACACGGCATAAGCCGGTTCGGGAGATGATGGAGGAAATTCCCGACGTGGTAACCTCATTGGCGCCTTGTCTGATGATGTCGCCATTGTCCATCGCCCAGTTTTTATCGGCGGAGCAAGCGCTGTTTGATGTGGTGATTTTCGACGAAGCCTCGCAGATCACGGTTTGGGACGCGGTAGGCTCTCTGGCGCGGGGCAAACAGGTCATTGTCGCGGGCGACCCCAAACAGATGCCGCCCACTAACTTTTTCGCCCGCTCTGACGATGACCCCGATGGGGATATCGACGCTGAGGGCGATCTTGAAAGTATCCTTGATGAACTGATCGGCGCCAGTATCCCGCAACGGGTGCTGAACCTGCACTATCGCTCGCGCCGGGAGAGTTTGATCGCTTTCTCCAACAGCCGCTATTACGACAGCTCCCTGATTACCTTTCCGGCGCCGGTGCATCCGGACAAAGGCGTTTCACTGGTTCGCCCGGAAGGCTTCTATGCCAGAGGCAAGGCCCGTCATAATCAAGGCGAAGCGAAGGCCATCGTGGCGGAAATTGTACGCAGAATTACCTCCACAGATCCGAAAGTGCGCACTCAATCCATTGGCGTGGTCACATTCAACACAGAACAGCAGACGTTAATCGAGGACCTGCTGGATAAAGCCCGTTCCGATGATCCTTCCATTGAGTGGGCGTTCTCCGAAGAGTCGACCCTGGAGCCGGTATTCGTGAAGAACCTGGAGACGGTTCAGGGAGATGAGAGGGACGTCATACTGTTCAGCATTACTTATGGTCCGGATGAAAGCGACCATGTGACGATGAACTTTGGACCGCTGAATCGTAACGGTGGCGAGCGACGTTTGAATGTCGCGATGACTCGGGCGCGCTCTGAAATGATCGTCTTTTCGACGATGAAGCCGGAGCGTATTGATCTCTCCAGAACACAGGCCCGAGCGGTCGCCGATCTCAAGCATTTTCTTGAGTACGCAGAGCGGGGCGCTTCCGCCTTGGGCGCCGCCGTGCATGGTTCAATTGGCGACTTCGAATCGCCCTTTGAAATTGCGGTGGCGAGGGCCTTACAGGATAAAGGCTGGATCATTCACCCGCAGATTGGCGTTTCCGCATACCGTATCGATCTGGGGATCGTGCATCCTGACGCGCCGGGCCTATATCTGGCGGGCGTCGAATGCGACGGAGCGATGTACCATAGCTCCGCCTACGCCCGCGAGAGAGACAAGATCCGCCAGGCGGTGCTTGAAGGGCTGGGGTGGACGCTGTTCAGAGTCTGGTCAACCGACTGGTGGACGAACAAGGCCAAGGCGCTAGAAGACCTACACGCCATGCTACAACGCCACCTCGAAAAAGTGCGTGAGGAAGAGGCACGGAAGGAGGCTGGCGCAGAGGCAGTCAGCTAG
- a CDS encoding DUF6985 domain-containing protein translates to MEIIKNIGSGEFGIEGEVYFRCFDKYIALSVEGENIEFAQMCAEYLNELTDDVISSLCEASIRYCNGFLEAIGEPIKTFEKPTEVLSLIYPSVLLVPSPGNEREPVIHMELNCEWEPEHGMEWVVRGNKVLYVGAFNGEDPWSDFCQKKAWNYA, encoded by the coding sequence GTGGAAATAATCAAGAATATTGGGTCGGGCGAATTTGGTATAGAAGGCGAAGTCTACTTTCGCTGCTTCGATAAATATATTGCGCTATCCGTAGAAGGCGAAAATATCGAATTTGCGCAAATGTGTGCGGAATACCTAAATGAGCTAACCGATGATGTCATAAGTTCTTTATGCGAGGCCTCTATCAGGTATTGCAATGGCTTTCTTGAGGCAATTGGTGAGCCGATAAAGACCTTTGAAAAACCTACAGAAGTTCTTAGCTTGATTTATCCGAGCGTATTGTTGGTTCCAAGTCCAGGAAATGAGCGCGAGCCAGTAATCCACATGGAGCTAAATTGTGAGTGGGAGCCAGAGCATGGTATGGAATGGGTTGTTCGAGGTAATAAGGTGCTCTACGTAGGCGCCTTCAATGGTGAAGATCCTTGGTCCGATTTTTGTCAAAAGAAAGCCTGGAACTATGCCTAA
- a CDS encoding DUF6348 family protein, translating into MVKILGPIFVKRKPGTMPNKGKHNHPMQIATLGWTSLMIASGKSHYMVNNWPYFSPMGGENGAQYLKFATLLAMPWFPGLSSAEHFLKIVFLAIFCRFNKTSSKKRSAIPLRTLWIYCLLFNHVVRFAWGKRGELVEKYHLDKLEQLISVQLSKLQLSNETHWVKLVVSNVSGKIETVALTVDGMQSDEVNKEVSSYSWPASKQFYMVILFFVVGKA; encoded by the coding sequence ATGGTGAAGATCCTTGGTCCGATTTTTGTCAAAAGAAAGCCTGGAACTATGCCTAACAAAGGCAAGCACAATCACCCAATGCAAATAGCCACATTGGGCTGGACCTCGCTGATGATCGCCTCAGGCAAATCGCACTATATGGTGAATAATTGGCCATATTTTTCCCCCATGGGAGGTGAAAATGGCGCTCAATATCTCAAATTCGCTACTTTACTCGCTATGCCTTGGTTTCCGGGGCTCTCTTCTGCAGAGCATTTCCTTAAAATCGTATTTTTAGCAATTTTCTGCCGCTTTAATAAGACTTCAAGCAAGAAACGAAGTGCGATTCCCCTGCGTACTCTATGGATTTACTGTCTACTATTCAACCATGTAGTGCGATTTGCCTGGGGGAAGCGGGGAGAATTAGTAGAAAAATATCACCTTGATAAGCTTGAACAGCTTATATCAGTGCAATTATCAAAATTGCAGCTCTCAAATGAAACTCACTGGGTGAAATTGGTTGTGTCAAATGTAAGTGGTAAGATTGAAACTGTAGCATTGACTGTTGATGGTATGCAATCTGACGAAGTAAACAAGGAAGTTTCATCATATAGTTGGCCTGCTTCTAAACAGTTTTATATGGTTATACTATTTTTTGTGGTGGGCAAGGCATAA